GCTCTAGTCCTAGGAAAGGAGAATCCCCCAGATAccgggcccaggaatctgcatttctaacaagcgcCCCCAAAAGAATTCTCATGCAGCCAGCCTTGCACCCATCCTTTAGTGAGTACTGGTCAAGAgcctggaggcctggggaggaCTCTTCTCACAGAAGAATTGGGCGAGCCTGTTCGCCCAGAGAGCGCGCTActgctcctcccccgccccccccgccccccgcaaggTGAACTAcggctcttgtttctttgatttCGATGCCATTCTGTGTTTCATGCGCCCGCCCGGCGCCAAGGCGCGGAGTTGAGccaggggagaaagagggagaccgggggggggggggggggcgcaaaCTCTTCCAGCCCCGGCAGCGAGGCTGCACTTGACGCCCCGCGGCCCTCCAGCCTGCCTCGCACCCCCTCCACCGGCCGCCTCCGCGGGCGTGCTTGTGCATCCGGCTGGAGACTGCGCGGgagcccgcccccgcgccccgctcaTTGGCCGCGCCGGCCTCTTCGTCACGCTCTTTTGTCTCGGTGCGCAGGGGATAAAAGCCTCGGCGGCTGCCGTGGGAACCGCGCTGTCGGGACTCGGCTACCCCTCGCTGGGAGGCCGTGCGGAGCAGCTCCCCGGGCAGCTCCCGGTCGCCTGGCGGCCGAGGCCGTGCCCGTGCCTTTTCCCTGCGGGGCCGCGGAGACCGGAAGGCGGCATCCATCGCCCGCAAGGCCTGAGCGTCCGCTGCCCACCGGCCCAgcacaggtgaaaaaaaaagggggggggcgcGATCGCCCCGGCgcggagagaggaggggaagctcCACCGGTCCTGGGCGGCTCCCCGTTTGGGGAATCGAGGACTGCGAGGCTGGGGAAGGAGCACTCCGGTGGCCCGGCTGCCTGAGGGCGGAGGTGGGGTTCTGCTGGATGCTGCCCAATGGGTAGGATTTGCCTGGATTGAGAAGGGGGCgtattcggggggggggggaaaggggTGGGGGTACGGACGCAAACTGTCTGCCTTGAACCCCCTTGGCATCTCCTCCTCTGGAGAGGAGTATGTGGGTGTGCGTGTCCAACTCCTATTCCCTGTCTCCGTGGCAGGCCATTAAAGCCGGATCCGAACTTGGATTCTGTGCGGCTGATTGCGGAGCTGGTAGGCCGACCATTTCCCGGGGGAGATGTCCTGGGGCGGGGGTCGCTTTGGCTCGTTCTCAGAAGGTGGGAGAGGAAATTTCCGCCCGCCGCCCGaggaggcggcggaggcggcggcgggggcgggggggcggctggggtggtgcggtgagggagggagggggatgaggGATGAGGCCACTCCTGACCCTTCCCTCCCCTGCGCTCCGCGGCGGCGCAGTCTGGACGCCCCGAGGTCCCGGATCGGCGACCCCCGGTGGACAGAGAGCTAGCGTAGCCCGACGACGAGCTTTCGCACCAAGGCCACCGGTTGCAGAAGCTGGGAGTGAAAGGCGCGCGCGCCAGGTCCTGCGCTCCTGTAAGATTCTGAGAAATAACGGGGGAGGGGAGAACTTTGAGAAGGGGGTGTGGCTGGGACCTGAGGCCGGGAGGTTACCGAGACCAGACCTTATTTATTCCTACAAATCTGTGACCACTGCGCTCTATTTTGAGAGCCCAATGTCAGCTTCCATACACTCTCATACTTAGAATTAGAAGCAACAGTTGCCCTCCTGGACGACTGGCGGGAGGGGATGGATGTGGCTGTAAAAAGCACCCTGCTAACACGGAGACACCGGCTGGCTCCGTGAGGTTGTAATTGCCAGTCTCCTAGAAGATATTTTTAGGGCAGTGGGCAGATATAAAATGTACTGCAGGACATTCGGGAAGGGAGAAACCCAACTGCAGCCAGTTCCCTTCTTAACTCCTCCccgttgtttttctttttcacagccCCTACCGAGATAGGAAGAAGGCAGAGTGCCCCGGCGCGCCCGCAGGTTAGGCTTCCCCACAAAGCCTGAGCAGCTTGCTGTGTTCGGATACCGGAGCGTCGATCGTCGTGGGCAGTCGGTCATGGCTAGCATCATCGCGCGCATGGCTAATAGCCGGCGGCAAAACGCCCCCTTGCCGCCCTGGGCCCATTCAATGCTGCGGTCCCTGGGGAGGAGTCTCGGTCCTTTAATGGCCAGCATGGCAGAGAGAAACATGAAGGTGTTCTCGGGGAGGGTGGTGCCAGCCCAGGGGGAAGAAACCTTTGAAAACTGGCTAATCCAAGTCAATGGGGCCCTACCCGATTGGAATATGTCCGAGGAGGAAAAGCTCAAGCGCTTGCTGAAAACCCTCCGAGGCCCCGCCAGGGAGGTCATGCTTTTGCTCCAGGCGGCCAACCCCAACCTAAGTGTGGCAGATTTCTTGCGCGCGATGAAATTGGTGTTTGGGGAATCTGAAAGCAGTGTGTCCGCTCACGGTAAATTTTTTAACACCCTGCAGGCACAAGGGGAGAAAGCCTCCCTTTATGTGATCCGTTTAGAGGTGCAGCTCCAGAATGCTATTCAGGCAGGGATCATAGCTCAGAAAGATGCAAACCAGACTCGCCTGCACCAGCTCCTTTTAGGGGCCGAGCTGAATGGGGACCTGCGCTTTAGGCTGAAGCATCTTCTCAGGATGTATGCAAACGAGCAGGAGCGGCTCCCCAATTTCCTAGAGTTAATCAAGATGATAAGGGAGGAGGAGGATTGGGATGACACTTTTATTAAACAGAAACGGCCCAAAAGATCTGAGTCGAT
The Vulpes vulpes isolate BD-2025 chromosome X, VulVul3, whole genome shotgun sequence genome window above contains:
- the ZCCHC12 gene encoding zinc finger CCHC domain-containing protein 12 — translated: MASIIARMANSRRQNAPLPPWAHSMLRSLGRSLGPLMASMAERNMKVFSGRVVPAQGEETFENWLIQVNGALPDWNMSEEEKLKRLLKTLRGPAREVMLLLQAANPNLSVADFLRAMKLVFGESESSVSAHGKFFNTLQAQGEKASLYVIRLEVQLQNAIQAGIIAQKDANQTRLHQLLLGAELNGDLRFRLKHLLRMYANEQERLPNFLELIKMIREEEDWDDTFIKQKRPKRSESMVERATSPVACQSSPPIVVDGADCNVIEIDDALDDSDEDVILVESQDPPLSFSASPLPRRRARSQDQVLVIDSPDSSRAQSPSTSGGSGHKNDGSGNLRRARKRKHTIRCSYCGEEGHSKETCDNESNRAQVFENLIITLQELTHTEEEGPREAPGEQNDPSELQ